The following coding sequences lie in one Arachis stenosperma cultivar V10309 chromosome 5, arast.V10309.gnm1.PFL2, whole genome shotgun sequence genomic window:
- the LOC130983160 gene encoding kinesin-like protein KIN-7E: MGSVGGEEAMQDPADREERILVSVRLRPLNDKERARNDVPEWECINDTTIIYRSNLSASDRSLYPTAYTFDRVFRADASTRQVYEEAAKEVALSVVNGINSSIFAYGQTSSGKTYTMSGVTEYTVADIFNYIQKHTEREFVLKFSAIEIYNESVRDLLSTDSTPLRLLDDPERGTVIERLTEATMRDWNHFKELISFCEAQRQIGETSLNEASSRSHQILRLTIESSACEFLGNDKSSSLAASVNFVDLAGSERASQTNSAGTRLKEGCHINRSLLTLGTVIRKLSKGRNGHIPFRDSKLTRILQSSLGGNARTAIICTMSPARIHVEQTRNTLLFASCAKEVSTNAQVNVVVSDKALVKQLQKELARLQSELKTSGSAHSTSDCAALLREKDQEIEMLKTEVKELTLQRDVAQTQIKDMILQAIGDGESSTEFDSVYSQYPKIRVRNVWDFGNQTEEQSSLSVDCEESLRSFIAYSDGHSICSDDNLFQLPDLDKNLRMRSAPLVVSHIGIRDDQKNIEDEQEEDADDQQEEDSCKDVKCIVSEELIRNPHTQPKVVASSLNTYTDSIASSPFANADTSALAETDNRREKKDLDSYSPGLQENKRVNHLRQDFVIPSPEKSYASPWLREIGTSSSRSLRFSRSRSCRASLMRNSSSYWFDDEESIQSTTPIGNEKDFTRRPDVLQSKAYVLDQNTYLERLPPWNAGENSVETSAIDDVQNVESSIDKETKSNCPEASTTQIKEEEDLKTMNSPTDHEVSKTGLDPAVSAKNFKDVGVDPVQAEGDSSPDWPSEFKRLQREIVELWDACYVSLVHRTYFFLLFQGDPSDSIYMEVEHRRLSYLKQTFSQGKHTVEDGRILTAQSSMRTIKKERQMLCKQMLRRLSKSERENLYLKWGLLLSSKNRRLQLANRLWSDTKDMEHVRESAAIVAKLVGSVQPEQAFKEMFGLNFAPSPTNRKSLSWTSSMRNIL, from the exons ATGGGTTCTGTGGGAGGGGAGGAGGCAATGCAAGATCCTGCAGACCGCGAGGAGAGGATTCTTGTTTCTGTTCGCCTTCGACCTCTCAATGACAAGGAGCGTGCAAGGAATGATGTTCCTGAATGGGAATGTATTAATGACACCACTATCATATACAGGAGCAATCTTTCAGCTTCTGATAGGTCCCTGTACCCAACAGCATACACATTTG ACAGAGTATTTAGGGCAGATGCCTCCACTAGGCAAGTTTACGAAGAAGCAGCTAAGGAAGTTGCGCTTTCTGTTGTCAATGGCATCAATT CAAGCATTTTTGCATATGGACAAACAAGCAGCGGAAAGACATATACCATGAGCGGTGTAACTGAATACACTGTAGCTGACATTTTTAATTACATACAAAAG CATACAGAAAGAGAGTTTGTTTTAAAGTTTTCGGCAATTGAGATTTATAATGAGTCTGTCAGGGACCTCCTCAGTACAGATAGTACTCCTCTCAGACTTCTTGACGATCCAGAG AGGGGGACAGTTATTGAGAGACTGACTGAGGCAACTATGAGAGACTGGAACCATTTTAAAGAGCTTATTTCTTTCTGTGAAG CTCAGAGGCAGATAGGGGAGACATCACTGAATGAAGCAAGCTCCAGATCTCATCAGATTCTCAGACTG ACAATTGAAAGTTCTGCATGTGAATTCCTTGGAAATGACAAGTCTAGCTCTCTGGCTGCTTCAGTG AATTTTGTGGATCTTGCAGGAAGTGAACGCGCTTCCCAAACAAATTCAGCTGGCACAAGGTTGAAAGAAGGTTGCCACATTAATCGCAGCTTACTAACTCTAGGAACTGTTATCCGCAAACTCAG CAAGGGGAGAAATGGACATATTCCTTTCAGGGATTCAAAGCTAACCCGCATACTGCAGTCGTCGTTAGGGGGTAATGCAAGAACTGCAATCATCTGCACCATGAGCCCTGCACGGATTCATGTTGAACAAACCAGAAACACTCTCTTATTTGCAAGTTGTGCCAAAGAAGTGTCAACTAATGCACAAGTTAATGTAGTAGTGTCTGACAAAGCATTGGTCAAGCAATTGCAAAAGGAGTTGGCCAGACTACAAAGTGAATTGAAAACTTCAGGGTCAGCCCACTCTACATCTGATTGTGCAGCATTATTGAGAGAAAAGGATCAAGAAATTGAGATG TTAAAGACAGAGGTGAAAGAGCTGACTTTGCAGAGGGACGTTGCACAAACTCAAATTAAGGATATGATCCTCCAAGCAATCGGAGATGGCGAGTCTTCCACAGAATTT GATAGTGTGTATTCTCAATATCCCAAAATACGTGTGAGAAATGTGTGGGATTTTGGAAATCAAACAGAGGAGCAAAGTTCATTGAGTGTTGACTGCGAGGAGAGTTTACGGTCTTTTATTGCATATTCGGATGGACACAGTATCTGCTCTGATGATAACTTGTTTCAACTTCCTGACCTTGACAAGAATCTTCGAATGAGAAGTGCTCCACTCGTGGTCTCACATATAGGCATTCGAGATGATCAGAAGAACATTGAAGATGAACAAGAAGAGGATGCCGATGATCAGCAAGAAGAGGATTCTTGCAAGGATGTTAAGTGCATTGTGTCTGAGGAGCTAATTAGAAACCCACATACACAGCCAAAAGTGGTTGCTTCAAGCTTAAATACATACACTGATTCTATTGCATCATCTCCTTTTGCAAACGCAGATACCTCAGCATTGGCTGAAACTGAtaatagaagagaaaaaaaagatcTGGATTCATATTCACCTGGGTTACAGGAAAACAAAAGGGTGAACCACTTGCGCCAAGATTTTGTTATTCCCTCCCCAGAGAAAAGTTATGCTTCTCCCTGGCTCAGAGAAATCGGTACATCTAGTTCTAGAAGCTTGAGGTTTAGCAGAAGTAGAAGTTGTAGAGCAAGTCTCATGAGGAATTCATCTTCGTATTGGTTCGATGACGAAGAAAGTATTCAGAGCACAACTCCAATAGGGAATGAAAAAGACTTCACTAGAAGACCTGATGTACTTCAAAGCAAGGCTTATGTCCTAGACCAAAACACCTATTTGGAGAGGCTGCCCCCATGGAATGCCGGTGAGAATTCTGTGGAAACTTCTGCCATTGATGATGTACAGAATGTGGAATCCTCCATTGACAAGGAAACTAAGAGCAATTGTCCTGAAGCTTCAACAACACaaataaaagaagaggaagatctTAAAACTATGAATTCACCAACTGACCATGAG GTGTCCAAGACAGGATTGGATCCTGCAGTATCTGCAAAGAATTTCAAAGACGTTGGTGTGGACCCAGTGCAAGCTGAAGGAGACAGTAGTCCAGACTGGCCTTCAGAATTCAAGAGGCTGCAAAGAGAGATTGTTGAACTCTGGGATGCTTGTTATGTTTCATTGGTTCACAGGACTTACTTTTTCCTTCTATTCCAAGGGGATCCCTCAGATTCTATTTACATGGAAGTAGAGCATAGAAGGCTATCCTATCTTAAGCAGACTTTCTCCCAAGGCAAACACACTGTGGAAGATGGAAGAATTCTTACAGCTCAGTCAAG CATGAGAACTATTAAAAAAGAGAGGCAGATGCTGTGCAAGCAAATGCTGAGGAGGCTGTCCAAGTCCGAAAGAGAGAACCTCTACTTGAAATGGGGCCTTCTTTTGAGTTCCAAGAATAGGAGATTGCAGTTGGCGAATCGTCTATGGAGTGACACAAAGGACATGGAGCACGTTAGAGAGAGTGCAGCCATTGTTGCAAAGCTGGTTGGTTCAGTTCAGCCAGAGCAAGCTTTTAAGGAGATGTTTGGACTTAACTTTGCCCCAAGCCCCACAAACAGGAAATCTCTTAGTTGGACAAGCAGCATGAGGAATATTTTGTGA